CGGACCCGCGGGCCGTCGTCGATCATCGCTGCCGGGTACGCGGCATCGACAACCTGTGGGTGGTCGACGGCTCGATCCTGCCCACCATCACCAGCCGCGGGCCGCATGCCACCATCGTGATGATCGGGCACCGGGCGGCGGAATTCGTGCGGTGATGGCACAAGCAGATTGGGAAGCGGGCCCCATGGCGAGGCATGGGGCCCGCCCCGCGAGCGGTTGATGTTCATGCGGTCCACGTAGATGGCCACGACAAGTGGCAGTGCGCGCGCTACCGCCGGCGTTTTCAAGCGCCCACGACATCTGTATACGCGTTGAAGCCGCTGTCGGACAACGGCATTAATGGGTCAGCGACGGTGGGGGGACAGCATCGCGCGCACCGGCCGCAGCTGCCGGTTGTCGCGCCCGGGCGCCCAGATGCCGATCAGCACCGCGGCGACGGCGACGATGACGGCCATCGTGACCGTCGAGGCGTGCAGGGCCGCCAGGAACGCGGCCTTGCTGACGTCGCCCAGCTCACGACCCTGGGGTCCCAGCCGGCCGGCCACCTCGACGGCTTTGGCCAGCGAATCGGTGGCCGCGTCGCGGACCGGCCCGGGAAATGCCGTCAGCTTCGGGCCGAGCTCGTGCGAATAGCGGCCGGCCAGAATGGAACCGGCGACCGCGATCCCCAGCGCGCCGCCCATCTCCCGGGACGTGTCGTTCACCGCGGAGGCGACGCCCTGCTTCTCGTCGGGCACGGCTCCCATGATCGCCGACGTCGTCGGTGCCGTGCAGATCCCGATTCCGGTGGCCAGGATCAGTGTGGGCCAGGCGAATTCGTAGTATGAGGAGTGCAGGTTCAGCCGATACATGCACGCGAACCCGACCGCCATCAGCAGCGTGCCGATGAACAGCACGAGCCGCAGGCCCAGTTTGGGCACGTACCAGAACGACAGCGCCGAGAAAATGCCCAGCGGCACCATGAACGGGCCGAAGGAGATCGCCGTCGCCAGGGCCGAGTAGCCCATGATCTGTTGCACGTATTGCATGCCGATGTAGAAGAAGCCGAACGTCGCGCCGAACAGGATGACGATCGCGCCGACTCCGGTGGCGAAATTCGGGTCGGCGAACAGCCGGACGTCCAGGAGGGTCTGCCTGCCGCGCCAGGCGAGCCGCAGCTCGACAGCACCGAACGCCGCGGCGAGCGCCGCACCCGCGATGAGCCCGCCCCAGACCAGCGGGTCGCTCCATCCCCGGGTCGGCGCCTCCAGGATCGCGGCGACGGCGATCGCCACCGCGGCGCCGATGAGCACCGCGCCCAGCGAATCGATCCGCGGGGCGCCGCTGTCGCGCGACGAGGCCACGGTGCACGCCAGCGCGAAGATGACCAGCCCGGCGGCGCCCAGCGACCAGAAGATCGCGTGCCAGTCCCAAAGCCGAAGCAGCAGGCCCGAACCGAGCATGCCCAGCACACCGCCGGATCCGGCCGTGCCGGCCCAGATTCCGACGGCCTTGGTGCGATCGTCTTTCGGGTAGGCCACGGTCAGCAGTGACAGCGTCGCCGGCATCACGAAGGCGGCGCCGATCCCGGCCACCGCGCGGCCGGCGATGATCTGCGCGGGGCTGTGCAGCATCGCCGGCGCCATCGAGCCGATCGAGAAGACCACCAGCCCGATCAGCAGGGCGCCGCGCCTGCCGTAACGGTCGCCGATCGCGCCGGCGGGCAACAGCAGGCACGCCAGGGCGACGGTGTACCCGTCGACGATCCAGTTCAGCTGCGACTGAGTGGCCGAGGTGGCCACCGCCAGGTCTCCCAGCGCGGTGTTCAACGCCGTCATCGACGCGACGACCAGCGCGACACCCATGCAGGCAACGGCCAGCGTCCAGTTTCGCGCGCGGGGGCTACCGCCGATGCTGGTGGCGTCAGTACTCTGGTCAGGCCGGGCCAGGGTTTCGACCACGATGCGCCTCCTCACGGTGGCGTTGGGAAGTTTCGAGACCAATGGTCTTGTAGATAGACCGATAGTCTCGTTTCGAAACAGGGAGGTGGGTCACAATCACCACCGATCCCCGCCCTGCGCGCTCGCGGGCGCGTTTGCTCGAAGCCGCCGCCGCGTTGCTGCGAACCGGGGGCCCGAGCGCGGTGACCGTCGATGCGGTCACCCGTACCGCCAACGTAGCGAGGGCCACGCTGTATCGCCATTTCCCGAGCGGAAACGACTTGCTGGCATCGGCTTTCTACAGTCTGATCCCGCCGTCCCCGACGCCGCCGGACGAGGGTTCGCTGCGAGATCGCCTGGTGGCCGTGGTGCTGGCTCAGGCCGAGTCGGTGGCCCAGGCGCCCGCGCTCATGACGGCCATGTCGTGGCTGGCCCTGGGCCGGGACCTCGAGGGTTTGCCGGAACCGCGCGACAGCCAGACCGCGGACAGCGCGGCGATCACCACGCTGCGGGAGCGCATCGCGCAGCAGTACGCGGCCCCGTTCGACGCCATCTTCGACAGCCCGGAGGCCGCCGAGCTGGGCGAGGTCGACCGATCCCGGGCCATCGCGCTGCTCATCGGCCCCCTGGTGCTGGGCCGCCTGTCCACGCTTCCCGACTTCGATTACCGCGAGTGCGCGCTAGCGGCGGTCGACGGTTTCCTCTATGTTCAGCGCGCACACAACCGGGCCGGCGCGGCGAGCGTCGAACCGGCGGGTGCCTGAGGTCCAAAAAAGCAGGTCGGCGGCCCTCGCCCGGGATTTGGCCAAAGCCATGATCTAGGGCATACTGTTCAGGTTGCCTTGGGCCAGGTTCGCGCCTGGTCGGGCATACGACCAGCGCCCAAAACGGGCGCGTCCGGTCCCATCCTTGGAGCGCGACAATTTCGCCGCGGTCCAGGCTGCGTGAGGGTGACACACCCGACCGCGGGGGCCGGTGGACCACGACAGGTAAACAGCGGCGCAGTATCCGGCGCGACGCTCGATCGGCCCCGATGGGCCGGTTCTGGTCGGCGCGCCGGGAGCACCAGGTCCGGACACGGACGTCAAGTGGAGTGAGGGTAGGAGAAGCGTGGCGGGACAGAAGATCCGCATCAGGCTCAAGGCCTACGACCATGAGGCCATCGACGCATCGGCGCGCAAAATCGTCGAGACCGTCGTCCGCACGGGCGCCAGTGTCGTAGGTCCGGTGCCGCTGCCGACTGAGAAGAACGTGTATTGCGTCATCCGGTCTCCGCATAAGTACAAGGACTCGCGGGAGCACTTCGAGATGCGCACCCACAAGCGGCTGATCGACATCCTCGACCCGACGCCGAAGACCGTCGACGCGCTGATGCGCATCGACCTCCCGGCCAGTGTCGACGTCAACATCCAGTAGGAGATCCAGAGCTCATGGCAAGAAAAGGCATTCTGGGTACCAAGCTGGGCATGACGCAGGTGTTCGACGAGAACAACCGGGTCGTCCCGGTGACGGTGGTCAAAGCGGGGCCCAACGTGGTCACCCGCATCCGCACACCCGAGCGCGACGGCTATAGCGCCGTCCAGCTGGCCTACGGCGAGATCAGCCCGCGCAAGGTGAACAAGCCGGTGACCGGTCAGTACAGCGCCGCGGGCGTGAACCCGCGCCGGCACCTCGCCGAGTTGCGGCTGGATGACGAGGCCGCGGCAAGCGAATACGAGGTCGGGCAGGAGCTGACGGCGGAGATCTTCGCCGACGGCGCCTACGTCGACGTGACGGGAACTTCCAAGGGCAAGGGCTTCGCCGGCACGATGAAGCGCCACGGTTTCCGCGGTCAGGGCGCCAGCCACGGCGCCCAGGCCGTGCACCGCCGGCCGGGTTCCATCGGTGGCTGCGCCACTCCCGCCCGTGTCTTCAAGGGCACGCGAATGGCGGGCCGGATGGGCAACGACCGGGTGACTGTGCAGAACCTGGTGGTGCACAAGGTTGACGCCGAGAACGGCGTGCTGCTGATCAAGGGTGCGGTCCCCGGCCGCACCGGTGGGCTCGTGGTGGTCCGCAGCGCGATCAAACGAGGTGAGAAGTAATGGCGGCAAAAGGCCAGACACTCAAGATTGACGTCAAGACGCCGGACGGCAAGGTCGAGGGCTCCGTCGAGCTACCGGCCGAATTGTTCGACGCCCCGGCCAATATCGCGCTGATGCACCAGGTGGTCACCGCGCAGCGCGCGGCGGCGCGTCAGGGCACGCACTCGTCCAAGACCCGCGGCGAGGTCAGCGGCGGTGGGCGGAAGCCGTACCGGCAGAAGGGAACCGGTCGTGCCCGTCAGGGTTCGACGCGGGCCCCGCAGTTCACCGGCGGTGGCGTCGTGCACGGCCCCAAGCCACGCGACTACTCCCAGCGCACCCCCAAGAAGATGATCGTCGCGGCGTTGCGCGGCGCGTTGTCCGACCGGGCGCGCAACGGCCGCATCCACGCGGTCACCGAAATCGTGGCCGGCCAAACCCCTTCGACAAAGAGCGCCAAGGCGTTCCTGGGCACGCTCACCGACCGCAAGAAGGTGCTGATCGTGATCGGCCGCAGCGACGAGGCCGGCGCGAAGAGCCTGCGCAACCTGCCCGGTGTGCACATCCTGACGCCCGACCAGCTCAACACCTACGACGTGCTGCTCTCCGACGACGTGGTGTTCAGCGTCGAGGCGCTCAACGCCTACATCGCAGGCAACACGGCCAGCACCGAGGAGGTTTCGGCCTGATGGCGACCGTCACCGATCCCCGCGACATCATCCTGGCCCCGGTCATCTCGGAGAAGTCCTACGGGCTCCTGGATGAGAACGTGTACACCTTTGTGGTGCACCCCGATTCGAACAAGACGCAGATCAAGATCGCCATCGAGAAGATCTTCTCCGTCAAGGTCGCGTCGGTGAACACCGCGAACCGGCAGGGCAAGCGCAAGCGCACCAGGACCGGATACGGCAAGCGCAAGGGCACCAAGCGGGCCATCGTCACGCTGGCGCCTGGCAGCAAGCCGATCGACCTGTTCGGGGCCCCGGCCTAGCCCGATGACGATGCAGAGCGAAGCGATGAGGAGGAGTTGGGCGATCCAACCCAGCCGCGCGCGAGAGAAAGACCTGATTAGACATGGCAATTCGTAAGTACAAGCCGACGAGCCCCGGCCGCCGCGGCTCCAGCGTCTCCGACTTCGCCGAGGTCACCCGGTCGGAGCCGGAGAAGTCGCTGGTGCGCCCGCTGCACGGCCACGGTGGCCGTAACGCCCACGGCCGCATCACAACCCGCCACAAGGGTGGCGGCCACAAGCGCGCCTACCGGGTGATCGACTTCCGTCGCAACGACAAGGACGGCGTCAACGCCAAGGTCGCGCACATCGAGTACGACCCGAACCGGACCGCCAACATCGCACTGCTGCACTACCTGGATGGCGAAAAGCGTTACATCATCGCGCCGCAGGGTCTTTCGCAGGGCGACGTGGTGGAGTCGGGCGCGAACGCCGACATCAAGCCGGGTAACAACCTGCCGCTGCGCAACATCCCGGCCGGTACCGTGATCCATGCCGTGGAGCTGCGGCCGGGCGGTGGCGCCAAGCTGGCGCGGTCCGCCGGCTCGAGCATCCAGTTGCTCGGCAAGGAGGGCACCTACGCGTCGCTGCGTATGCCCAGCGGTGAGATCCGCCGCGTCGATGTGCGCTGCCGCGCCACGGTCGGCGAGGTGGGCAACGCCGAGCAGGCGAACATCAACTGGGGCAAGGCCGGCCGGATGCGGTGGAAGGGCAAGCGCCCTTCAGTCCGTGGTGTGGTCATGAACCCGGTGGACCACCCGCACGGTGGTGGTGAGGGTAAGACCTCCGGTGGTCGGCACCCGGTGAGCCCGTGGGGCCAGCCGGAGGGCCGCACCCGCCACCCGAACAAGGCAAGTAACAAACTCATCGTCCGGCGCCGGCGCACCGGCAAGAAGCACTCGCGGTAGGAAGTTCAGGAGTAGCACATGCCACGCAGCCTGAAGAAGGGCCCGTTCGTCGACGACCACCTGCTCAAGAAGGTGGACGCGCAGAACGAGAAGAACACCAAGCAGGTCATCAAGACCTGGTCCCGGCGTTCGACGATCATTCCGGACTTCATCGGCCACACCTTCGCCGTCCACGACGGGCGCAAGCACGTCCCGGTGTTCGTCACCGAGGCGATGGTCGGTCACAAGCTTGGTGAGTTCGCGCCGACGCGCACCTTCAAGGGACACATCAAGGACGACCGGAAGGCCAAACGGCGATGACCACAACTGAATTCCCGTCGGCGGTCGCCAAGGCGCGGTTCGTGCGGGTGTCACCGACAAAGGCGCGCCGGGTGATCGACCTGGTGCGCGGACGGTCGGTGGCCGACGCGCTCGACATCCTGCGCTGGGCGCCGCAGGCGGCCAGCGAGCCGGTGGCCAAGGTGATCGCCAGCGCCGCGGCGAACGCGCAGAACAACAACGGGCTGGACCCGGCCACCCTGGTGGTCGCCACGGTCTACGCCGACGAGGGCCCGACCGCCAAGCGCATCCGCCCGCGCGCCCAGGGTCGCGCGTTCCGGATCCGCAAGCGCACCAGCCACATCACCGTCGTGGTGGAGAGCCGGCCGGCCAAGGACCAGCGCTCGGCGAAGTCGACGAGGGCCCGCCGCGCCGAGGCCAGCAAGGCCGCCGCGAAGGCACCCGCCAAGAAGGCTGCGGCCAAGAAGGCGCCCGCGAAGAAAGCCGCGGCGAAAACCGCTCCGGCGAAGAAAACTACGTCTGAGGCTGCTAAGGCGAAGGGAGGCTCAGACTAGTGGGCCAGAAGATCAATCCGCACGGCTTCCGGCTGGGCATCACCACGGACTGGAAGTCCCGCTGGTACGCCGACAAGCAGTACTCGGACTATGTCAAGGAAGACGTCGCGATCCGCCGCCTGCTGTCGACCGGTCTGGAGCGCGCCGGCATCGCCGACGTGGAGATCGAGCGCACCCGCGACCGGGTGCGGGTCGACATCCACACCGCGCGCCCCGGCATCGTCATCGGCCGCCGCGGCACCGAGGCCGACCGCATCCGTGCGGACCTGGAGAAGCTGACCGGCAAGCAGGTTCAGCTCAACATCCTCGAAGTCAGAAACCCCGAGTCGCAGGCGCAACTGGTGGCCCAGGGCGTCGCCGAGCAGCTGAGCAACCGGGTGGCGTTCCGCCGCGCCATGCGCAAGGCCATCCAGTCGGCGATGCGCCAGCCCAACGTCAAGGGCATCCGGGTGCAGTGCTCGGGTCGTCTCGGCGGTGCGGAGATGAGCCGCTCGGAGTTCTACCGCGAGGGCCGGGTGCCGCTGCACACGCTGCGCGCCGATATCGACTACGGCCTGTACGAGGCCAAGACCACCTTCGGCCGGATCGGTGTGAAGGTGTGGATCTACAAGGGCGACATCGTCGGTGGAAAGCGGGAATTGGCCGTGGCCGCTCCGGCGGGTGCCGACCGTCCGCGCCGCGAGCGCCCGTCGGGCACGCGTCCCCGGCGCAGCGGTGCGTCGGGTACCACGGCGACCAGCACCGAGGCCGGCCGCGCCGCGGCGGGCGCCGAGGAGCAGGCCGCCGCTGCCGAGACCCCGCCCGCTGCAGAACCGCAGAGCACGGAGAGCTGAATCATGTTGATTCCCCGCAAGGTTAAACACCGCAAGCAGCACCACCCCCGCCAGCGCGGCATCGCCAGCGGCGGCACGGCGGTGAACTTCGGTGACTACGGCATCCAGGCCCTCGAGCACGCCTACGTCACCAACCGGCAGATCGAGTCCGCCCGTATCGCCATCAACCGCCACATCAAGCGTGGCGGCAAGGTGTGGATCAACATCTTCCCGGACCGCCCGCTGACCAAGAAGCCCGCCGAAACCCGGATGGGTTCGGGTAAGGGCTCCCCGGAATGGTGGGTGGTCAACGTCAAGCCGGGCCGCGTGCTGTTCGAGCTGAGCTACCCCAACGAGCAGGTGGCCCGGGCGGCACTCACCCGTGCAATCCACAAGTTGCCGATCAAGGCACGCATCGTTACTCGAGAGGATCAGTTCTGATGGCAGTGGGAATTTCGCCTGGTGAACTGCGTGAGCTCACCGACTCCGAGCTGACCGAGCGGCTGCGCGAATCCAAGGAAGAGCTGTTCAACCTGCGTTTCCAGATGGCGACGGGGCAGCTGTCCAACAACCGCCGGCTGCGCACGGTGCGTCAGGAGATCGCGCGCGTCTACACCGTGCTGCGCGAACGAGAACTGGGCCTGGCCAGCGGACCCGACGGTAAGGAATCGTGATGGCAGAAGCGAAGAAGGCGGCCCCGAAGAAGGCGGCCACAAAGGACGCAGGCTCGAAAGGGAAGGGCGCCAAGCACACTCCGGCCAAGCCGAAGGTGCGTGGCCGGCGCAAGATGCGCATCGGTTACGTGGTGAGTGACAAGATGCAGAAGACCATCGTGGTCGAGCTGGAAGACCGTGTGCGTCACCCGCTGTACGGCAAGATCATCCGCACCACCACGAAGGTGAAGGCGCACGACGAGAACGGCACCGCGGGCATCGGCGACCGCGTCTCGCTGATGGAGACGCGTCCGATGTCGGCCACCAAGCGGTGGCGGCTCGTCGAAATCCTGGAGAGGGCCAAGTAGCCGCTCAGGCAACGCAACGCGCCCGGGACCCCACGGTCTCGGGCGCTTGCTTTCGGCGAGCGTAACCGCACTGCGAAAGAGGGCCGGAATTTTCGCAGTGGCGTTACGCTCGGCGCATGTCTTCTGACCCACGAGACTTTCAAGGCAAAATCGAGCTCGATATCCGCGACTCCGAGCCGGACTGGGGCCCGTACGCCGCGCCGACCGCGCCCGAGAATTCGCCGAACATCCTGTATCTGGTCTGGGACGACACCGGCATCGCGACGTGGGACTGTTTCGGCGGCCTGGTCGAGATGCCCGCGATGACCCGCATCGCCGAGCGGGGTATCCGGCTGTCGCAGTTCCACACCACCGCGCTCTGCTCGCCGACCCGGGCGTCGTTGCTCACCGGCCGCAACGCCACCACGGTCGGCATGGCCACCATCGAAGAGTTCACCGACGCGTTCCCCAACGCCAACGGTCGCATCCCGTTCGACACCGCGCTGCTCTCCGAGGTGCTCGCCGAGCGCGGCTACAACACGTACTGCGTCGGCAAGTGGCACCTGACGCCGCTCGAAGAGTCCAATCTGGCGTCCACGAAACGACATTGGCCGACCTCGCGCGGCTTCGAGCGGTTCTACGGTTTCCTGGGCGGCGAGACCGATCAGTGGTATCCCGACCTGGTGTACGACAACCATCCGGTCAGCCCGCCCGCCACACCGGAAGACGGCTATCACCTCTCGAAGGACATCGCCGACAAGACCATCGAATTCATTCGTGACGCCAAGGTGATCGCGCCGGACAAGCCGTGGTTCAGCTACGTCTGCCCGGGCGCCGGGCACGCGCCGCACCACGTGTTCAAGGAATGGGCGGACCGCTACGCCGGCCGCTTCGACATGGGCTACGAGCGGTACCGCGAGATCGTGCTGGAAAACCAGAAATCGATGGGCCTCGTGCCGTCGGACACCGAGCTGTCGCCGGTCAACCCGTACTCGGACGTCAAGGGGCCGCAAGGTGAGCCCTGGCCGCTGCAGGACACTGTGCGGCCGTGGGACTCGCTGAACGACGACGAGAAGAAGCTGTTCTCCCGCATGGCCGAGGTGTTTGCCGGCTTCCTGAGCTACACCGACGCCCAAATCGGCCGGATCCTGGACTATTTGGAGGAATCCGGTCAGATCGACAACACGATCATCGTGGTGATCTCCGACAACGGGGCCAGCGGGGAGGGCGGCCCGAACGGATCGGTGAACGAGGGCAAGTTCTTCAACGGCTACATCGACACCGTCGAAGAGAGCATGAAGCTGTTCGACCATCTCGGCGGCCCGGAAACCTACAACCATTACCCCATCGGCTGGGCGATGGCCTTTAACGCCCCGTACAAGCTGTACAAGCGGTACGCGTCGCACGAGGGCGGCATCGCCGACACGGCGATCATCTCCTGGCCCAATGGTGTTGCCGCGCACGGGGAAATCCGCGACAACTACGTCAACGTCTGCGACATCACGCCGACGATCTACGACCTGCTGGGAATGACGCCGCCCGATACCGTCAGGGGCATCGCGCAGAAGCCACTGGACGGCGTGAGTTTCAAAGCGGCCCTTGCCGATCCGGCCGCCGACACCGGGAAGCGGACCCAGTTCTACTCCATGCTAGGCACCCGGGGGATCTGGCATGAGGGCTGGTTCGCCAACACCGTGCACGCGGCCACCCCGGCTGGCTGGTCGCACTTCGACGCCGACCGCTGGGAGCTGTTCCACATCGAGGCGGACCGCAGCCAGTGCCATGACCTGGCCGCCGAGCACCCGGACAAACTGGAAGAGCTCAAGGCGCTGTGGTTCTCCGAAGCCGCCAAATACAACGGGCTGCCGCTCTCGGACCTCAACATCCTGGAGACGATGACGCGGTCCCGTCCGTACCTCGTCGGTGACCGGTCCAGCTACATCTACTATCCCGACTGCGCGGACGTGAGCATCGGCGCTGCCGCCGAGATCCGCGGTAGGTCGTTCTCGGTGCTGGCCGACGTGACGGTGGATACCACCGGCGTGGAAGGCGTGCTGTTCAAGCAGGGCGGCGCGCACGGCGGGCACGTGCTGTTCATTCAGGACGGACGGCTGCATTACGTCTACAACTTCCTGGGTGAGCGGCAGCAGGCGGTCTCCTCGTCGGGCGCGGTGCCGCTGGGCAGGCACCTGCTCGGCGTGAGTTATTCGCGGACCGGAACCGTGCCGAACAGCCACACCCCGCTCGGCGACATCACGTTGTTCATCGACGACGAAGTGGTCGGCACCCTCGCCGATGTGCAAACCCATCCGGGAACCTTCGGGATCGCGGGCGCCGGCATCACCGTCGGCCGCAACGGCGGCTCGGGAGTATGCAGCCGCTACAAGTCGCCGTTCGCGTTCACCGGCGGCACCATCGCGCAGGTCACCGTCGACCTGTCCGGCCGGCCCTATGTAGACGTGGAAGCCGAAATTGCGCTTGCCTTTTCGCGCGACTGAAGTCCTGGCGCTGTGCTTGTTGGTGGCGCCGGCGGTGGCGTGCGAGAAGACCACGGCTGGCACGGTCATCGGGGGGACCGCATCGTCGACGACCTCGACGACGCGGCTGTCCGACCCGGCCGAGCCGGTGCCCGGCGTCGAAACCACGCTGCCCGAGCACATTCCACCCAATGCCCTGGTGTGCTTCCCGCCACCGCCCGCCAGCGGATCCATGGCCAGGGCCTCGGTGGCGGATCCGGCGGCACCCGTGCTCACGGTCACGCTGCCGGACGGCTGGACCTCGGTCCCGGGCACCGGTGACGTCGCGTTGACGTCGACGGGTCCCGACGGCATGTCGGTGCTGGTGAGCATCACCCCTACGGACCTCGACCCGGGCGGGGCGTTCTTGCGCTACGCCAGCGACTTACGAACGAAGCCGGGAGTCAAAGTCACCGTCACGGCGGCCCAGTTCTGCGGCTACAGCAGCCAGCTGCTCAGCGGTACCGGCGGTGGGCCCGGAGCAAACGACTTCGCGGACCGCATCACCCACGTCTGGACGAACACGCGGGCCTACCTCGTGGCAGTCCATCTGGAGGGTCCAGGCAAAGCGCCGGGGTTCGACGCGGCCAAATCGACGGTGATGCAGCAAATCGCCGTCATTATCCCCTGACATTGTCGTTGGCCCTGTTAGCATCTGGCGCGTGATGCCACAATGACCGCCGGGACACCGGCGCCACCCGTGCCGCCAGTGCCCGCCGTCCACCGGAGCCGGCAAATCGCGATGACTTTCGGGATCGTCGTCGCCCTCGTCGTCATCTACGTCCTGTCGTTGATTGCCGTGCACTTGCTGGCAAAGTCGGCGCCGGCGCTGCCCTCGGTTGACCTGAGCAAGGTGGAGTCCGAAGACAGCGTGGTTCAGGTGCGCCTGGAGAAGCTGGACACGGTCGCCAACCGCCTGACGGTGAACGTGACCGTCTATCCCAAGGATTCGTTGTACGACAAGAACTTTGGGGTGCTCACCACCGATGCGGCGGTGCGGCTGTATCCCGACAACGACCTCGGCGATCTGCAGTACCCGGTAGGGAAGGCGCCGGCGCAGGTCAGCACCACCATCCAGGCGCAGGGCGACCCCGCCAGCTGGCCGTTCGACACCTACAAGACCGAGGTGATCGCCGCGGACGTGTTCACCGGTACCGGCGAAAACCGCGAAAAGGTGCCCGCCCGTGTCGAGGCGACCGGAAAGCTGGACGGCTGGGACGCCACCGTCACCCGCGTCCACGACCCCGAAGAGCCCAACCCGGATGTCCAGGACAACGTGATCATCACGTTGCAGAGGTCCAAGGGTCCCCTGATCTTCGATATCGGCATCTGCCTGGTCCTGATCGCGTTGCCCATCCTGGCGCTGTGGGTGGCCATTCCGATGGCGCTGGGCCGAACGTCATTCGTGCCGCCGTTCATCACGTGGTACGGGGCGATGCTGTTCGCCATTGTCCCGCTGCGCAACATCCTGCCGGGCAGCCCACCGTACGGTTCGTGGGTCGACCAGGCGATCGTGCTGTGGGTGTTGATCGGCGTGGTCACCGCGATGACCCTGTTCATCGTTGCGTGGTGGCGGCATCGGGACAAGAAGACGCCCAAGAAGGTCT
This genomic interval from Mycobacterium sp. SMC-2 contains the following:
- a CDS encoding MFS transporter, with the protein product MVETLARPDQSTDATSIGGSPRARNWTLAVACMGVALVVASMTALNTALGDLAVATSATQSQLNWIVDGYTVALACLLLPAGAIGDRYGRRGALLIGLVVFSIGSMAPAMLHSPAQIIAGRAVAGIGAAFVMPATLSLLTVAYPKDDRTKAVGIWAGTAGSGGVLGMLGSGLLLRLWDWHAIFWSLGAAGLVIFALACTVASSRDSGAPRIDSLGAVLIGAAVAIAVAAILEAPTRGWSDPLVWGGLIAGAALAAAFGAVELRLAWRGRQTLLDVRLFADPNFATGVGAIVILFGATFGFFYIGMQYVQQIMGYSALATAISFGPFMVPLGIFSALSFWYVPKLGLRLVLFIGTLLMAVGFACMYRLNLHSSYYEFAWPTLILATGIGICTAPTTSAIMGAVPDEKQGVASAVNDTSREMGGALGIAVAGSILAGRYSHELGPKLTAFPGPVRDAATDSLAKAVEVAGRLGPQGRELGDVSKAAFLAALHASTVTMAVIVAVAAVLIGIWAPGRDNRQLRPVRAMLSPHRR
- a CDS encoding TetR/AcrR family transcriptional regulator; translation: MTVDAVTRTANVARATLYRHFPSGNDLLASAFYSLIPPSPTPPDEGSLRDRLVAVVLAQAESVAQAPALMTAMSWLALGRDLEGLPEPRDSQTADSAAITTLRERIAQQYAAPFDAIFDSPEAAELGEVDRSRAIALLIGPLVLGRLSTLPDFDYRECALAAVDGFLYVQRAHNRAGAASVEPAGA
- the rpsJ gene encoding 30S ribosomal protein S10; this encodes MAGQKIRIRLKAYDHEAIDASARKIVETVVRTGASVVGPVPLPTEKNVYCVIRSPHKYKDSREHFEMRTHKRLIDILDPTPKTVDALMRIDLPASVDVNIQ
- the rplC gene encoding 50S ribosomal protein L3 — translated: MARKGILGTKLGMTQVFDENNRVVPVTVVKAGPNVVTRIRTPERDGYSAVQLAYGEISPRKVNKPVTGQYSAAGVNPRRHLAELRLDDEAAASEYEVGQELTAEIFADGAYVDVTGTSKGKGFAGTMKRHGFRGQGASHGAQAVHRRPGSIGGCATPARVFKGTRMAGRMGNDRVTVQNLVVHKVDAENGVLLIKGAVPGRTGGLVVVRSAIKRGEK
- the rplD gene encoding 50S ribosomal protein L4; the protein is MAAKGQTLKIDVKTPDGKVEGSVELPAELFDAPANIALMHQVVTAQRAAARQGTHSSKTRGEVSGGGRKPYRQKGTGRARQGSTRAPQFTGGGVVHGPKPRDYSQRTPKKMIVAALRGALSDRARNGRIHAVTEIVAGQTPSTKSAKAFLGTLTDRKKVLIVIGRSDEAGAKSLRNLPGVHILTPDQLNTYDVLLSDDVVFSVEALNAYIAGNTASTEEVSA
- the rplW gene encoding 50S ribosomal protein L23 — protein: MATVTDPRDIILAPVISEKSYGLLDENVYTFVVHPDSNKTQIKIAIEKIFSVKVASVNTANRQGKRKRTRTGYGKRKGTKRAIVTLAPGSKPIDLFGAPA
- the rplB gene encoding 50S ribosomal protein L2 gives rise to the protein MAIRKYKPTSPGRRGSSVSDFAEVTRSEPEKSLVRPLHGHGGRNAHGRITTRHKGGGHKRAYRVIDFRRNDKDGVNAKVAHIEYDPNRTANIALLHYLDGEKRYIIAPQGLSQGDVVESGANADIKPGNNLPLRNIPAGTVIHAVELRPGGGAKLARSAGSSIQLLGKEGTYASLRMPSGEIRRVDVRCRATVGEVGNAEQANINWGKAGRMRWKGKRPSVRGVVMNPVDHPHGGGEGKTSGGRHPVSPWGQPEGRTRHPNKASNKLIVRRRRTGKKHSR
- the rpsS gene encoding 30S ribosomal protein S19, with translation MPRSLKKGPFVDDHLLKKVDAQNEKNTKQVIKTWSRRSTIIPDFIGHTFAVHDGRKHVPVFVTEAMVGHKLGEFAPTRTFKGHIKDDRKAKRR
- the rplV gene encoding 50S ribosomal protein L22; this translates as MTTTEFPSAVAKARFVRVSPTKARRVIDLVRGRSVADALDILRWAPQAASEPVAKVIASAAANAQNNNGLDPATLVVATVYADEGPTAKRIRPRAQGRAFRIRKRTSHITVVVESRPAKDQRSAKSTRARRAEASKAAAKAPAKKAAAKKAPAKKAAAKTAPAKKTTSEAAKAKGGSD
- the rpsC gene encoding 30S ribosomal protein S3, with product MGQKINPHGFRLGITTDWKSRWYADKQYSDYVKEDVAIRRLLSTGLERAGIADVEIERTRDRVRVDIHTARPGIVIGRRGTEADRIRADLEKLTGKQVQLNILEVRNPESQAQLVAQGVAEQLSNRVAFRRAMRKAIQSAMRQPNVKGIRVQCSGRLGGAEMSRSEFYREGRVPLHTLRADIDYGLYEAKTTFGRIGVKVWIYKGDIVGGKRELAVAAPAGADRPRRERPSGTRPRRSGASGTTATSTEAGRAAAGAEEQAAAAETPPAAEPQSTES
- the rplP gene encoding 50S ribosomal protein L16, which translates into the protein MLIPRKVKHRKQHHPRQRGIASGGTAVNFGDYGIQALEHAYVTNRQIESARIAINRHIKRGGKVWINIFPDRPLTKKPAETRMGSGKGSPEWWVVNVKPGRVLFELSYPNEQVARAALTRAIHKLPIKARIVTREDQF
- the rpmC gene encoding 50S ribosomal protein L29; amino-acid sequence: MAVGISPGELRELTDSELTERLRESKEELFNLRFQMATGQLSNNRRLRTVRQEIARVYTVLRERELGLASGPDGKES
- the rpsQ gene encoding 30S ribosomal protein S17 produces the protein MAEAKKAAPKKAATKDAGSKGKGAKHTPAKPKVRGRRKMRIGYVVSDKMQKTIVVELEDRVRHPLYGKIIRTTTKVKAHDENGTAGIGDRVSLMETRPMSATKRWRLVEILERAK